A segment of the Populus alba chromosome 9, ASM523922v2, whole genome shotgun sequence genome:
CCAGggtaaaaatactaaaacctGCGACTTTGATCTTGAGATTGAGATGTCCCAATATAAAGCAAATTGAGATAGATTATGAAGTTTAGTTTCCCAACCGAcctaatgttgaataataaaattttaaaaaaaatctaattaaagataacataaaaataacttgagtcaatTCATGTTAACTCGTTAAAGAATATTCTTAAGTCATGAGGccgaaataaattaataaaaaacaaacaaaagaaatcatgaaatctaattctcaaacaacttaaaattaaaagataaaaataaaacaaggggGAAagcttattgaaaaaaaaattatgttaatttatcaaatttataatctatatcatcagaataaaataatttaataaaaaataaatttaatgagttgATCGAATAGCTACCAGCTGTATAACTTTATAAGCATACTGAAAATAAATCTAGCATAATTTGCAAAATATGTGTGTCTCAAGCCCATTTCTTGTCAGGTCAGGAGCTTAATTTGCCTTGTTGCTGCGATGAAGTGATTTTGCAACTCTATTATATTATGATTCACAAAAACTTGTTTGTCTGAAGCAAATAAATAACCATCAAACACTAAAACAAACATGAAtccttaatatgtttttttattcattttataataaattcaagtCTCAGCTCAGTCGGTTGGTGAGGCAGTGTCAAGCAATAGATCACTAGCgcgagggtttttttttttttcgaaattgtgataataataataagagacaTGATATTCTCCGTCgcaatttttcagaaaaaataaaaaaaggtcaagCGCTATGTGCTTGTGGGCCAAGAGTTATGGCGGACCTTGTGCTAGCCTTTTCTCTttacttttttctctttgttttgtttttttacaccCCCACGTAAAATTTACtggattcatttattttttaattttaatatagttcttaaatattattataaatttttatttcagtttaaataaatttttttagctatCATGTATTTGTTCTGAaaataacaatactaataacaaattatttataaaaaatcgaTTGAAATTGAATGTTTATCATTAAAATGTTTGTGAGATTTGGAACATGATTTTATCAcatttgtgattttattaatttttaattatataaaatataaatatattattttgaattttttttagtttacttCAACAAtcatgagatttaaaaaaaaaacagaataatattttcatttaaaaatattatattagttaattaagataaacaagatACATGTTacagaaaaaaatctaaaacaactgTAATTTCAGGCTTGACAATGCCAAAACAAATTCCAAGGAcctgcaaaaaaaatttacctttaaaaatatttgggtTTCCGCAGTTTAACACGACATTCAAACTAGCATCCCTTCAAAGGTTGCTGGACTggaatttgttaaataaaaaaaaaaaaacaagaagaagaagaagaaaacgttGACTCACAAATCCTCTAGGAAATGCCGttaatttactaatttttattttcttggaaagaATTAGGCTTCCCCAAATCTCCCTTTCTTATTAATCAATGGAAGGAACCCTTCCAGACAAATATGTGCCATGCATGCAAGCCATCGCATTCTCCTTATCTCCTTTGACTGGTCCAAGCAACCATGGGAAGGGTGATAGCTTGAACAAGCTTTGATTTTTCAATGCTGCTATGTTATTTAATAATTACCCAGTCCAAGAGAGTGACTGAAGAGAgaaccaaaaacaataaattatcgcAGACTGTTAGGTTATGTTGAAGATACAGAAAAGATGTGAGCTTCCGGGAAGATGGTCTCAGCCGTCGAAATGATGTGCTTGAAAATTAAACTCATTGACCCAATTTCTTGCCTTCTCTCATCAAAGTACAGCCATCAAAGCTCTCCTTCAGACTGTTAGCTTATATAAGGCTCTCCTTCATGTACCTTTCACAACCCATCAAAGTACAGACACTTTCGCTTCACTGTTTGAGAATctcgttttcttggtttcaAATCACAAGCTTAATTTTCAGCAGTTCTAGGATCGCCATGGAGATGTCACCATTTAGACAAGTCACAACagaggaaacaaggtcaaggaAAACCAGAAGAGCGTGGAAGTTGAAGCTTAATATCACTTGGCATGCTATCAAGAAGGCAGTAAGTTACAACGTCAAGAAACGTCTCCACCTGCATCTTCATTTAAGCTGTGCAAGAAGCATGAGACGGCTTTCCACTAACCAAACCCATCAGGAACTAGCTGTGAAGCCACATCAAGCTTCCAAACCAAAGCAAAAGGCTAGAAATCCCAGCAAAACACTAGCATCCCTCCTCCATGTGCCATATACAGCTTTGGATTTTGTAGACCGAGGAGATCACATGACTCCTACACTATCTCCCAAGCAGAGTATATCAGCAGTGTGGAAAGAAATCCATGGCTCAAGCAATTGGGAGACCCTTCTTGACCCTCTCCACCCGAGTCTCAGACGAGAAATTCTCAAATATGGAGAATTTGTTCAGGGCACATATGATGCCTTCGACTTTGATCCTTTATCAGATTTTTGTGGGAGTTGCAGGTATAACCGGCGtaaattttttgaaacattAGGCCTCACAAAGCATGGTTACAAGGTGAAAAAGTACATTTATGCCTTGTCCCATGTAGATGTGCCTGAGTGGTTAAAGAGGTCATACACTACGTGGAGCAAAGATTCCAACTGGATGGGTTATGTTGCTGTAAGCAGAAGAGAAGAATCACAGAGAATCGGCCGGAGAGACATAATGGTCGCATGGCGAGGCACTGTGTCACCATCAGAGTGGTTCAAAGACCTCACCACAAGTCTAGAACATATTGACAACACAAATGTTAAAGTTCAAGAAGGGTTTCTCAGTGTTTACAAATCCAAGGATGAGTTGACAAGGTATAATAAGTTAAGTGCCTCTGAGCAGGTTATGCAAGAAGTGATGAGACTAGTGAATTTTTATAGAGGAAAGGGTGAAGAGGTTAGCTTGACAGTTACAGGGCATAGCTTGGGAGGTGCATTGGCACTCCTCAATGCTTATGAGGCTGCAGCTGCCATTCCTGATCTATTTGTTAGCGTCATTTCTTTTGGCGCACCAAGGGTTGGAAACATCGCCTTCAAGGAGAAGCTCAACGAACTAGGAGTCAAGACCCTACGTGTTGTAGTTAAGCAAGATATAGTCCCAAAACTACCAGGCCTGATGAACAAAATGCTTAACAAGTTTCATGGACTCACCGGGAAGTTGAATTGGGTTTATAGGCATGTAGGAACTCAATTGAAGCTTGATGCATTTATGTCACCCTACTTGAAGCCTGAATCTGACTTGTCAGGGTCTCATAATCTGGAGCTGTATCTTCACCTGATAGATGGATTTTTTAGCAAGAAATCCAAGTATCGATGGAATGCTAGGAGAGATTTGGCATTGGTGAACAAGGGTAGTGACATGCTGATAGAGGATCTCAAAATACCAGAGTTCTGGTACCAGTTTCCATACAAGGGGCTCGTGTTGAACCAATACGGTAGATGGGTTAAACCTGGCAGGCTGCCTGAAGATATCCCTTCTCCACTGAGTGTCGATACACCACCGAAACATGGTCGCCAATCTTAGATTACGTTGCCCAGTTCCCAGTTTTCGTTTAATGTTAAGGCTtcaaatttgttgattttttttattcgtctCCAAGAAGGAGTAGCTGATTTGATTTATTCTCTGCATATCAagtcctcttttcttttcttactgGAAACATAGTGATAGTGTTGTTATGTTTCTCTCTTGTACGTAGTAATCATGATTTGGAATTTGGCTCGGCATTTTTGGCTGTCTGTCCTCTTCTTATATCATCTTTTTCCTCTTCTGAGTTAATTACGtgagaaaataaaacattagaGATCTCCTTGCACAAAAGAAAGGAACAgcaaaatcttttcaaaatatCCATGGAAAGTTGCATGGTTTTCTTCATCATTCATTACACAGGCTCGAACTGAAGCCATGGCAGAGGGGAGAACAAACCGAATGCCATCCAAGCTCTATTTAGCCAAAGTTATTGGTCTAAGAACACACTCAATTTGATCCAATAGATATCAGCATCATTCATCTTGACACAGACGATCCAAAGAAAACAGAACACTTGCTTGCACTTGATGGAGCTATGGAAAGACTTCCCTTGTTCGAAGCAAATTTCCCGAGAGAATGCACGCTACAAATCATGCATCAGTTTGTGGATTGGAAAGGATTGGCAGTTTTAGTCTTTAAAGCTGCAAGGACCAGAAAGGCAGTTTATCAGATGGATCACCTGCAGTTGTTTTTACATTTCAGTGCCCCATCTATAGCATTATCATTTGCGACATGTATTTTTCCAGTCCAGTGTGTCTCGTATTTTGTACTATGACGGGCTTATTTGGTCcctttattctttcaattttttgattgaaaCCCCCAACTCTCTGTCATGTTAATTGAGTCCCTCTACTCTTCTTTGTGTATTAAAGTAGCCTAATACTCAGttgaatgtttatttttcattatcttatttctttaattgcatttcaaaacataaagacctctcttgttttttgtattattttgtttcaggcAGAAATAATTTATTCTGTTTGAAAGATAATAAACAGATGTTAAAAATGAGctctttttttcctaaaaaaaaaatttggaagttCTATTAAGAAGGTCAGTTAGCGCATCCTCAAGAATTTGCCGCGAACATGAACAACAGCATTTTATTgtgaaattatttgaaagtgtggtaaaaattatttttaaaaatatttattatttaaaaaatatattaaaataatattttttattattttttattattttttaaaattcatttttattattagtacatcaaagtaatttaaaaatattaaaaaataatttaaaaaaaaaaacccaaaaa
Coding sequences within it:
- the LOC118027618 gene encoding phospholipase A1-Igamma1, chloroplastic: MYLSQPIKVQTLSLHCLRISFSWFQITSLIFSSSRIAMEMSPFRQVTTEETRSRKTRRAWKLKLNITWHAIKKAVSYNVKKRLHLHLHLSCARSMRRLSTNQTHQELAVKPHQASKPKQKARNPSKTLASLLHVPYTALDFVDRGDHMTPTLSPKQSISAVWKEIHGSSNWETLLDPLHPSLRREILKYGEFVQGTYDAFDFDPLSDFCGSCRYNRRKFFETLGLTKHGYKVKKYIYALSHVDVPEWLKRSYTTWSKDSNWMGYVAVSRREESQRIGRRDIMVAWRGTVSPSEWFKDLTTSLEHIDNTNVKVQEGFLSVYKSKDELTRYNKLSASEQVMQEVMRLVNFYRGKGEEVSLTVTGHSLGGALALLNAYEAAAAIPDLFVSVISFGAPRVGNIAFKEKLNELGVKTLRVVVKQDIVPKLPGLMNKMLNKFHGLTGKLNWVYRHVGTQLKLDAFMSPYLKPESDLSGSHNLELYLHLIDGFFSKKSKYRWNARRDLALVNKGSDMLIEDLKIPEFWYQFPYKGLVLNQYGRWVKPGRLPEDIPSPLSVDTPPKHGRQS